The Chthoniobacterales bacterium region TCGTCGGCCTTGCGTGCAAGAACGCCATCCTCATTGTCGAGTTCGCGAAGCAGAAACAGGACGAAGGCCTGGACAGCATCGCCGCCGTCGTCGAAGCGTGCCGTCTGCGCCTGCGCCCGATCCTGATGACGTCCATCGCGTTCATCGCCGGCGTCTTCCCGCTCGTGATATCGACCGGCGCCGGCTCGGAAATGCGCCGGGCCATGGGCGTCGCGGTATTCTCGGGGATGATCGGCGTGACGCTCTTCGGCCTCTTTCTCACGCCGGTCTTCTACGTGACCGTGATGAAACTCGGCCGCCGGAAAGCCGTCGCCATCGATCCGGAGACGACTTCGCGCGGCGGCACGCCCGCCATCGCGGCATCATAGCTGGGAGAACCAGAGCCGGCTTTCCCCGGGAAGCCCATGGACCTCAAGCTGACGGGTAATCTCCGCCAGCGGCGGCTCTTCGACGACGTGAAGCGGATCGCCAGGCAGATGGGGCAGCGCGGCGCGAGTAAGCGCCCAGCACGCCCAAGCCCGCCAGCGGCGCTGTTCGCGGCGCGGCTCGTTCATCCGGCCCGCGAGATGCTGGAAATGCACGCGTGGATTGCCGATCCAGGCTTCCGGCGGCGTATGGCGAAGAATCCATGCCATCGCCGCGTAGGGGAGCGGCCAGGCCGCGAGTTCCGCCTCGTCGCCGCGAAGATCCGCGCCGAAGGCCCGATCGAGTTTCAGGACGGCGCGGGCTGCGAGTCCCTTTCGCCAGACGTAGTGGCCATAGGTGAGGGCCGTCAGGTAAAATGCTCCGTTCCGGGCCGACCCGTGCGCGGCCAGGGACTGGGCATTCATTTCTGCCGGCGGGGGCGGGAGATGCGGACACGGCGGATACCCGGCCGGAAACGGTTCGACGGACGAGGAATTCACAAATTGTCGCATCGTGGTCCGCAAACGTCGGGCAATCGGATGTGTTGAAATTTTTCCAGCTGCAAAACTTTGCTTCTTGGCATACTAAATTGTCCCCCACCGCCCATGGATCGCTTCTTTTTCTACCTTCTCGGAGCCATGGCGGCCGTCCTGCTCGCGATGGTCGCCTTTGTTTCGTTCTCGCGATATCAGAAAGTGTCGGACTCGGCGGCGGCGAAAGTGGTGGTCGAAAAGCCGGAACCTTCCGCGACCCCGAAAGCGACGCCGGCGCGCTGGTCTCCTTCCGATCCGAGCGCCCTTGCGACCCCGATTCCGATGGATCAGACCATGATGGGCCGGGCGATGCCGACGCCGGTGCCCTGGTCACCTCCGAATCCGGGCAAAACCACGACGGTCATCTATCCCGGCTTCACGGTGGTGTATTCCCCGACGCTCGGTTCTCCCCTCGCCGTGCAATACGCGATGGTGCAGGGCGCAAAGCCGAAAATCTACCCGGCTCCGGCGAAGGTGGTGACTCCGAATCCGAGGCTCATCCCGGCCGCTGGGTATGCCCGGGGACCGATGGCTTTCCCGAAGTCCATCGCCCTTTACTTCGGCAAGGCCGCCGGCACGAACACGAATCTGATGACGAACGTGGCTGCGTTCAATCCCGGCACGCTCGCCGGACCGTGGAACGAACTGGCCGAGCTCGAGTTGCGCTACGCCTCGGAATACAAATGGATCGAGATCGTGGCCGGCCCGATTTTTTCCGATCCCCCGACGAAGGTCGGCGGCGTCCTCGTTCCGGCGGCGTTTTTCCGGGTTTATCGCCGCGCCTACGGCGACAGCATGGCCTTTATCGTGCCGCAGGGGGCAACCTCGACGAAGATGGAAACGTATCTTACGAGCATCTCCGCGGTAGAGGCTGCAACCGGCGTGTCCATTTTCACCAACACGGTGTCGATCGACGCCCGTGACCTGACCGCGGAGGCCGTCTGGTAGGACTTTTCCGGTGATCTTCAAATTTCGCAAAAATAATGAGTGATCTTCTCGACAACTCTTCAATCGCGCGGAACAGTAGTTCTCTCATCGATTTGAGCATTGCCCTCTCTGTCCTCTCGATCACTTTCTCGCCCAGTCCCCATCGCCCTCCTCCCATTTCGCCGCCCGTGATCGGGTGAATTTCCGCCGCCGATCATGTCCCCTGGAAATGGCCCTGCCTTTTTATCCGCTCTCGTGAACCGCGCGCCGCTATCTCTCCGGACCGCTTTGGCGGAGAATTCCTCCGTGATCAGAAGGCCGAAATTCCGTTTGCCGGCGATTTGCAGCCTTGGCGTTTTTCTGATGTCGCTGTCGCTCAGTCCGGCTCAGACACCCCCGGCCCCGGCCGCGGCAAACGCCTCGCCTCAGGATGCCCTTTCCCAGAAGTATAACGCCGGCATGGAGGCCTTCAACAAGGGCGACTACGCGGCTGCGGCTGCCAACATGCAGGAGATTCTCGGTGCGGTGACCGAGGATTCCCAGCTCGACTCGGTCTATTACACCCTCGGCGCGGCCCAGTATAACCTGCACCAGTTCGGCCCGGCGATCGAATCCCTTCGGAAATTCGTTCAGAAATATCCGAAATCGCCCAAGATCGACGATGTGACGCTCTTCATCGGGCAGGCGCAGGTCCAGATGAAGGACTACGAAGGGGCATCGAAGACCCTGGCCGCTCTTCAAAACAAGCCTGCCGTCCGGGAACAGGTGCTCCTGCTTCTCGGACAGGCCGCCAAGGATGCCGGCAAGACGGATGCCGCCATCGCGATTCTCAGGAAACTCACCGATGGCGGGGTGCATTCCATCGAAACCGCCAACGGGATGATGTTGCTGGCGGACATCTACGCGCAGACTGGAGAGACGGACAAGGCGATCACTCTCTTGAAGGCGATGCGCGAGAATACCGGTCAGCTCGACAATATCGTCCGGTTGAACGCCATGGCCGTCGAGCAGGGCGACGCGCTCCTCAAGGCCGGAAAGCCCGATCAGGCGCTTGCGAGTTACCAGCTTGTCCAGCCGCAGTCCGAGGTAATCCGGCTCCAAAAGGCCCGGATCGCGGCGATGGAGGCGAAGGTTGCGCAAAACCTCGAAGCCGTTCGCGCGGATCCGCAGCGGGCCCAGGAAATCAGTGTCACCAACGGGCAGCTCCGCAATGCTGTGGCCCAGGCGAAGGCGCAGCTCGAGGCTTTTGAAAAGACTCCCGACTTCGCCGGGCCATTCTGGCTGCGCGTCGGCCAGGCCTATTACGGCATGGACCGCAAATGGGAAGCGGCAACGGTTTACGATGAGCTGCTGCGTCGCGAACCGACGAGTGCCGAGCGCGAGTCGGCGCTGTTTGGCTTGGTGGTCACTTCCGCGGAGTTGAATCGTGGACTGATCACTCGCGATCTCGCGCAGCAATACCTCAAGGAATTTCCCAAGGGCGCGAATGCCAACACGGTGGGCTACCTGCTTGGCGCCACGGCCCTGCAAAGCGGCGATACCGAGGCCGCCGTGAAGTATTTCGGGCTCATGCTCGAGACGCAGACGGACAGCGCCTACCGAGAGCAGATTTCCTTTCTCCTCGGCAATGCCCACTTCAGCCTGGGTGACTTCGACAAGGCGAAGGCCGACTACACCAAATACCTCGAGACCTACCCAAAGGGGCAGAATGTCGAGGAAGCGGTTTATCGCACCGCGCTCGCGGCGCTCTTTGCCGGCAAATACGAGGACGCGATCAAGGGAATCAACGATTACATCAGGAAGTATCCCACGGGGAATTTCCTCGCGGATGCGAAATACCGCCTCGCCGTCTGTCAGTATGCCGCTTCGGATTATGAGAAGGTCGTGAAGGACTGCGATGCGTGGCTGAAGGAATTTCCCGGCGATGCGCTCCGCGGAGAAGTGCTGGCGCTCAAGGGAGATGCCCTGGCGCCGCTTCCAGGGCGCGAAGAAGAGGCGATCGATGCCTATATCGCTTCGTTGAACGCGGCGGGCACGGAGGAAGTGCTCACCCATTCGCTGACCGAGGGCGCCAAGCTCCTGCAGAAGCGCGGCGATTGGGAAAAGCTCGACAAGACGCTGACGGAATTCGTCGA contains the following coding sequences:
- a CDS encoding DNA/RNA non-specific endonuclease, with amino-acid sequence MDRFFFYLLGAMAAVLLAMVAFVSFSRYQKVSDSAAAKVVVEKPEPSATPKATPARWSPSDPSALATPIPMDQTMMGRAMPTPVPWSPPNPGKTTTVIYPGFTVVYSPTLGSPLAVQYAMVQGAKPKIYPAPAKVVTPNPRLIPAAGYARGPMAFPKSIALYFGKAAGTNTNLMTNVAAFNPGTLAGPWNELAELELRYASEYKWIEIVAGPIFSDPPTKVGGVLVPAAFFRVYRRAYGDSMAFIVPQGATSTKMETYLTSISAVEAATGVSIFTNTVSIDARDLTAEAVW
- a CDS encoding tetratricopeptide repeat protein yields the protein MSLSLSPAQTPPAPAAANASPQDALSQKYNAGMEAFNKGDYAAAAANMQEILGAVTEDSQLDSVYYTLGAAQYNLHQFGPAIESLRKFVQKYPKSPKIDDVTLFIGQAQVQMKDYEGASKTLAALQNKPAVREQVLLLLGQAAKDAGKTDAAIAILRKLTDGGVHSIETANGMMLLADIYAQTGETDKAITLLKAMRENTGQLDNIVRLNAMAVEQGDALLKAGKPDQALASYQLVQPQSEVIRLQKARIAAMEAKVAQNLEAVRADPQRAQEISVTNGQLRNAVAQAKAQLEAFEKTPDFAGPFWLRVGQAYYGMDRKWEAATVYDELLRREPTSAERESALFGLVVTSAELNRGLITRDLAQQYLKEFPKGANANTVGYLLGATALQSGDTEAAVKYFGLMLETQTDSAYREQISFLLGNAHFSLGDFDKAKADYTKYLETYPKGQNVEEAVYRTALAALFAGKYEDAIKGINDYIRKYPTGNFLADAKYRLAVCQYAASDYEKVVKDCDAWLKEFPGDALRGEVLALKGDALAPLPGREEEAIDAYIASLNAAGTEEVLTHSLTEGAKLLQKRGDWEKLDKTLTEFVDANPTSPVIVPVAYWIAKAKTKEGKPDEAREVIAGVIKKNIKDPNQAAVEQLITQLALLTAKRRPATTADPAATPVPAAVALVQATRDLESLLGDATVSPTAQARVLFAKSEVARLRKDPVEQEKNLAAIAELPPGKLSPLLLAQVGDYLLAKGQIDKADVFFKQLLESYPKSDYLDFAYNGFGEIAYRKKNYPAALGFFTDAIGKAGATMKLKEVTIGQAKALLAMGRLDEAQKLFEQVASTREWRGESTAYSVYSLGEIEEKKGKLPEAIAYYQRVYVAYRKYLPWVAKAYLRSAECFEKLGKKEEAVKTYREMLYNKALADFPEYAEARKKLDALGTP